A genomic stretch from Thermomicrobiales bacterium includes:
- the greA gene encoding transcription elongation factor GreA — protein sequence MMSEPVPVTREGYERLREELEYLREVRRPEIAAIVAEARSHGDLRENSAYDAARHDQMMNERRIADLDTLFRNAVIVDDLPASNGAVGVGSTVTIDWDGEEERYTIVGAIEAKPTEGKISNQSPIGAALLGKRPGEKAEVPTPAGSQMVTILRVE from the coding sequence ATGATGTCCGAGCCAGTTCCCGTGACGCGGGAGGGTTACGAGCGACTCCGGGAGGAGCTCGAGTATTTGCGCGAGGTTCGCCGTCCCGAAATCGCAGCAATCGTTGCTGAGGCACGCTCTCATGGCGATCTGCGCGAAAACTCGGCGTACGATGCGGCCCGCCACGATCAGATGATGAACGAGCGCCGAATCGCCGATCTCGACACGCTCTTTCGCAACGCGGTAATCGTCGACGATCTTCCGGCCAGTAACGGCGCCGTTGGGGTCGGTTCGACCGTCACGATCGACTGGGATGGTGAAGAGGAGCGCTACACGATCGTTGGCGCGATCGAAGCCAAGCCGACGGAAGGCAAGATTTCGAATCAGTCGCCGATCGGCGCAGCATTGTTGGGCAAGCGTCCAGGCGAAAAAGCAGAGGTGCCGACACCTGCAGGCTCGCAGATGGTGACCATTCTGCGAGTGGAGTGA
- a CDS encoding RidA family protein translates to MSVDERLRDLGIVLPEPVRPVATYVRYVQTGNLLFISGTGPGPEIAKGKLGADMSVEDGYAAARSTGLSILATAQDALGDLDRIKRLVKLLGMVNATPDFEDHPKVINGCSDLFVEVFGESGYGSRSAVGFVSLPTGIPVEIECTFEIA, encoded by the coding sequence GATCTCGGGATCGTGCTGCCGGAACCAGTGCGGCCAGTTGCGACGTATGTGCGCTATGTGCAAACCGGAAACCTGCTCTTCATCTCGGGAACTGGTCCTGGACCTGAAATTGCCAAGGGCAAGCTAGGCGCGGATATGTCGGTCGAAGATGGTTATGCCGCCGCGCGCTCGACCGGTCTGAGCATCCTCGCAACTGCCCAGGACGCGCTTGGCGATCTCGACCGAATCAAGCGGCTCGTCAAGTTGCTCGGCATGGTGAACGCCACGCCCGATTTCGAAGACCATCCGAAAGTCATCAACGGTTGCTCCGATCTGTTTGTCGAAGTCTTTGGCGAATCGGGGTATGGTTCTCGCTCCGCGGTTGGATTCGTTTCTCTTCCGACCGGCATTCCGGTCGAGATCGAGTGCACATTCGAAATTGCCTGA